In Lolium rigidum isolate FL_2022 chromosome 7, APGP_CSIRO_Lrig_0.1, whole genome shotgun sequence, the DNA window ATTCGTGTGCTTAGCAAGATCATTTTGCAGGTACTTCCACCATTTTTAGCAGATTTAGTCACTCAGAAATGAGAAGGGCAACAAGAAACTTTGGCACCAGGTTGGGAGGAAATGATAATGCTACAATATTCAAAGGGCAACTGACCAATGGTTCTGTGGTTGCAATTCGGCGCATGGAGAGCTCACCAAAAGGAGGTCAGCTAGAATTTTGCAAAGAAATGGAACTTCTTGGGCGGCTGCatcatcgccatcttgttggactTAGAGGATATTGTTTAGCAAGATTTGAGAGGTAAAGTTTGCTGCCAATAAGTTCAGATATTTTGACCAATTTATGGTTTTTACAATTTTGCATTATCCAGGTTCCAGGTGTATGAATACATGGAAAACGGAAGCCTTAAGGATCACCTTCACTGTAATATCTCATGACTCATGTTTCATTCTCATTCTTTTTCTTTGCTACATtttttttgttgaattatgtgcagAATAGCATTCTTCTCTTTGCAGCGTCAGGTAAACGGCTGCTGCCATGGAAAAACAGGATCCAAATTTCCATTGATGTTGCAAATGCTTTGGTAAGTTTCCGTAAGTCGGTGTTCTGAATTCTGAATTGcccttttaccctcaagtagttcATACTTCATTGTGATTTTCCCTTTTACCCAAGTCGCAATTGGAACAGTTAGTGTTTGCTTAAAACTGTAATTCATACGTACACCAAGtgtattttgatttattttcctTCTACAAGCATCAAATATATTTCAACTGCTATGTTACTGTTGACAATCAACCAATTAGGAACTATCTTTGTTTCAGGAGTACCTTCATTTCTATTGTGATCCTCCACTGTACCATGGAGACATAAAGCCTAGCAATGTCCTCTTGGACAAGAATTACCTCGCGAAGGTACCTGGTGCATAACTTTTTTACACCTGGATGGCTGGATCAATGCGTACTCCTCAGAGACTAATGGATTGGTTTTCCACAGCTTGCTGGGTGTGGCCATGTTCACTGCTCAAGTGGTGCTACCATCAGTTCCACCACAAGGACTGTCAAGATCCAGGCAACTCCTGGTAAGGTTTTCTGCTGTTCTCAAGGTTTAGTTCTGATAAGCAGCTGAAATTTAAATTGGAATCCCCGGTTATCTTGTGGTACTCTGTTTTAGCCTATGCCTTCACTCTTCAAGTGAAACACTACCAATTTGTTCAATTAACATTTTCGTCAGTACCGTGCGTGTCTCTCCGTGCAGGCTACGTCGATCCCGAGTACGTGGTGACTCAGGAGTTGACGGCCAAGAGCGACGTCTACAGCTATGGCGTGCTGATGCTGGAGCTCGTGACGGGGAGGCCTGTGGTGCAGGACAACAGGAGCCTCGTCGAGTGGTCCCGCGAGCTCATCGGCACCGACTACCGCCTCCACGAGCTGGTAGACCCGGCGGTGGCGGACACGTTCGACCTGGACGAGCTGCAGGTGATGGCGGACGTGATCCACTGGTGCACCCACAGGGACGGCGGCGCGCGGCCGTCGATAAAGcaggtcctccggatcctctacGAGCGGCTGGACCCGCTGTCCGGCGCGTTCGCGCGTGCAGTGGAGGTCGAGCAGGGGTACTACTACGGCGGGCAGAGCGGGCGGAAGGGGAAAGAGTGgcatcatcatcagcagcagcATCGTGATGGCGGCGACGTGATCCAGTACAGCGGCGAGCCCCGGTGCCTGCCGTCGTCGCCGAGCACGTCCAGGTCCCACTGCAGCCGCACCGTGCTGCTGGAGTGCAATTCGCCGGAGCCCCAGTCGCCAGCGGACGCCGCCGGTTTTTGGCCTGAACGCTGATACGACCTGATGCCGTTGCCAACCTTTTTTTTGCCGGTTAATTCCATTAGGCATCAGCCATCATAGCAAGCCACGGGCCATTCCCGTCGACCCACCTACTAGGAGCAATCTTCATGAATGCACTCTTTGTAGAATTGCCATTCAGATCCTCTTCATTCAAATTGGAGCTTTTTTTTATTGCATATCCATTGAGGGTGCAATACCATGAaagcatatttttgcataaaaagtatttgttaccaATTACATTTAGCCTGGCCTAATAGCTATACGGATACACACGGctaaaaaaattatataaaaaagAAAATTCCCACTACAATGATCTATTTCTTGTAGCACCAGAAATTCAtcttcttcaaaagcgacgcctccaagaaaaaACAGGTACAAACACCGTCATTGCCTGATCATAGATCATAGTTGGTTTTCACTCTCGAGAAAATATATGCTCATAAAACAATGTCTTTAACAAGACCATTGGCTGACACAACTAGTTAaacccagaccttggattttcatcatGCAAGTTtaaactctgaacttctcctatgCTGTCGCCTTCCACTTGACATTGCCGCTGCTCCATGCCACAAATCACCATAGCCAATTCCTCATTGCCACCAGAACTTGAACCACCGTGaaacctgataacccacaagtataggggatcgcaacagtcttcgcgggaagtaaaacccaatttattgattcgacacaaggggagacaaagaatacttgaaaaccttaacaacggagttgtcagttcagctgcacacggaaacgagacttgctcgcaagagtttatcgatagtaacagtttatagcagtagaagtagtgaaataacgacagcgagtaacgagacagcgagtagtgattttagtaaacagcaggattaaaatactgtaggtacagggatggatgacgggcgttgcatggatgagagaaactcatgtaacaatcaaagtagggcatttgcagataataataaaacggtgtccaagtacaaagcaatccataggcatgtgttccgtatatagtcgtacatgctcgcaatgagaaacttgcacaacatcttttgtcctaccagccggtgacagccgtgcctctagggaatctactggatattaaggtactccttttaataaagtaccggagcaaagcattaacactccgtgaacacatgtgatcctcacatcactgccatcccctccggttgtcccaatttctgtcacttcggggcctcgggttccggacaacgacatgtgtatacaacttgcaggtaagatcataaaacaatgaatatcatcatgaaacaataacatgttcagatctgagatcatggcactcgggccctagtgacaagcattaagcataacaagttgcaacaatatcatcaaagtaccaattacggacactaggcactatgccctaataatcttatgctattacatgaccaatctcatccaatccctaccatccccttcggcctacagcgggggaattactcacacatggatggggaaacattgctggtcgatggagaggcatcggtggtgatgatggcgatgatctcctccaattccccgtcccggcggagtgccagaacggagtttctggtcccgagacggagtttcgcgacggtggcggcgtactgggaggtttctggcgacttcgacttcccgtttcgcgtttttagatcgaaacccttaagtagtccaaaggagggcgtcagagggcagccgagggggccacacgctagggcggcgcgccccccctctaggccgcgccggcctagcgtctgggggccctgggcctcccccaggcctgcccttctggctccgtgattcttctggtaaaataggccctttggtataaattccgaggattttcccgaaagttgaatttatgcacaaaaacgagacaccagggcaattctgctgaaaacagcgttagtccgtgttagttgtatccaaaacacacaaattagaggcaaaacaatagcaaaagtgtttgggaaagtagatacgttttggacgtatcaactccccccaagcttagcttattgcttgtcctcaagcaattcgattaacaagcgagtgcgataaaagaactttcacgaacacatttgttcatatgatgtaaatattctcatgacatggaaaagtacttaggcaattcataataagatacatgcaaatatgatcatctaatagctatgtcaatcatggaaggtACCAacgaattaataataagcatcatggatcttgtctatcagcaggattgcaatgttcataaaagagtatgataaagtggtatctcgcttgcccgtatttgaacagcaaaacataaatgcccaggcacctctgaggttcatagaaagactagaaatagagattgtcaaagataaaagcatcaaagttatgccacagtcaatcatattttgagacaagcatattatactaagaatgacagttgtgctctcaagaaagtgctcaaagaaaggatggatacacaacataaaagtaaaagattgacccttcgcagagggaagcaggggttaacatgcgctagagcttttcatttttaaaacaggagtaaaattattttgagaggtgtttgttgttgtcaacgaatggtaatgggtacaccaactacctcgccaaccagactttcaagagcggctcccatgaaggacgttatttctaccggcaaggtagataatccctcttctcttttgtttacacacgtattttagttttattatgagtgacactcccccaacctttgcttacacaagccatggctaaccgaatcctcgggtgcctaccatcaatctcataccatggaggagtgtctatttgcaaaattaagttgcttactgatgaatcagagcaaaacatgtgaagagaattattaatgaagttagttggggctgggcaccccattgccagctcttattatgaaagtctgtcaaaagtaaatgacaaggttgaaagataaacaccacatacttcctcatgagctataaaacattaacacaaactgagaagcattttgaaggtttaaaggtagcgcatgagaatttacttggaatggtttgatgcataggtatttatggtggacactttggaacaacttggttttcaggggtttggaagcacgagcagcgttcccgctcagtacaagtgaaggctagcaataggtcGGGGAGCGTCAAATCAAGAGAAGCAGTccattgtcataatcatgcttgcggcaaaataaattaacggaggcataaaagtgatacaagaactctgaagcaatgtaaatcatcaaggcttaattgacttttgttcggtcatatgcatgcgtgagcatgtgccaagtcgattcaaatgaattattcagaggaggattgtaagagcaaaattcataccccaagttttgtgtgtttgatgacaacacttgagcaaTCTCactgtgtgccttgagtatcattgttagatttgcaagtacacggtgacctcgccggacgcgtcaagatcggaagactgaagcgtagttgataggttttctggttttgtgtgtgtttagcgaggtaacGAAGTTggaaagaaaaagggaagaaaaccaaatttagccaggccggtactaccggtacctgtagcagtagtaccgctacccctataggtaccgctatCGGTACCGCTCTGAGGCTTGCACTGAATTCGTCCCTCAGAACAAGTTGCGGTACCCCCTGCAGTacctggggcggtagtaccgctcacgagcggtagtaccgctcaaggtaccgcttgaggcaccgtaacgcgttacggtcgtaCTGCtccggtaccgccctggtaccgctctggatccagtaaggtctggaccctattgcggtaccacgagcggtaccacgggcggtagtaccgctctgtgtcctttgaccagatctggggggatttcgaactcagggcggtagtaccgcttacaccaaagcggtagtaccgcttaggccaaatctgggcataacggttggatttggaggagcctatttaagggccccttcttccccacccgattttatctcttccccttctctctcctccattgttgctgagcttaatccttgaggatctccttccccctccaaccaatcttgccctaattttgaggataggtggaggagaccccgatctatagttctaccaagagagatttcacaaatactagctattccttagtggatcttggtggtagggttcctttggtggatcttggagaagagttcctttggtggagcattggggagttcctttggtggagccttggagagtttcttggtggagcattggaagagttcctatggtggagcattggtgatgggttcctatggtggagcattggagatgtgcagctatggagtctagcttggtgatgtactacctccatagggtgttgggagcatccttgtgtgtgtggagctcgccccaaccttgtgaaggaatcaccgcctcgaccggtgccttagtggaagagggagagcacctccgtggagctctctcggggaagagggtgaggccttccttcgtggtgtggccgcctagtctcttgtgtgagactagcacctcctcaacgcagacgtacctcctttagtggagggaactgcgggaaacaaacctcgactcgcctcgcgccccccggttgtctcgctccttactttctttatcttgttgattcctttacttgttgcacattctctagcttcattgtaggatcacccccattgctaaaagtcacacctttaccttccgttgcataaaacttgaaaaagactaaaacttgccgtagcgccattcaccccccctcttgttcgctacgatccgttcaagtggtatcagagcaaggttttcttgctcgggctttaccgcctaagaaatggccgaacaagagacggttgtgaatgggtcaccttcccttgagccacccgctccatcatctcccatagattccacgacggctacgttggatgacctcaagaaattggagtcatccatcgttgcccaaatgaaggtgatgatgatggagttggtggtTCAAAAACAAAACCCTCCACCAATAGCAAGTGCAGAGGATCCGCCACCAAAAGCTAGcacccttcctcttgttgattttgtcgcggaagcgacaaaagatccacaaaaggaaggggttggggataccggcacttcaacaaaagggaaggatgatgacacaccggttgcggaacgtcaagggggttatcatgcggtgccaccaccaaatgaTTACACCATCAACGTTCCGATACCGATGCCGCATATTTTGTCGCATGGTTCTCCACCGTTACTCAAATCAAACAACTTtgagaattggcaattcttaatgcgttcacatgtgcgcagcgcttctaccgagctttggcgtatcattgaggagggctattcaccacgagatcccaagaagatgacaagaagagatgtggtggatgaccaactcaacgccaccgccatcaacatgattcatatggccatctcccccaaggaccgcgctcatatccgctcgatcaagaccgccaaggaagcatgggacaaacttgagaagctcttcctcggcaatgcaagcatccaaagctctcgttttgatgaagtgaacaacatggccgacaatttcgtcatgattgaaggagagacccccgaagagatgtatcggcgcctcatcgctcttgccgtacaaatgcaagatcttggagcaacgttcgtggatgaccattgggtcaagcgcaagttctacaacgctctcctcccttatgaggaagtgaagttgacggccatccgccaaaacgcctccttccgtgctatgacatccgatgaagtccttagtgaagtcatcgctttggacatctccaagaagaatgcggaggatcttgttgctcgcgcccacaactcccgcaagcccaacctcgcattgaagatgaaggtgcatgaagctagtgaaagtgatgaggatcccCTTGAGTGGGGTTCGGATGATCTCAAGCTcaactaccatgagcacatggctctcgccaccaagaagttttgggatggaaacatgtcccaaaacacaagaccaagaagatcacgtgattctccaagaagaccctccaagagcccaagagaaaggacaaggggaagaacatgctacaattgcggtgacaagaattattttgtcgcggattgtacatttgagagaagagaagatcatggtggaaggcttatcccaaaggataggtacaagccactctccaaaggattctccaagttctccccaaggtccgatgacgacaagttctcctccaacaagaagcctagagtcttcatcatccgtgaagagtacacctccgatgaagatggtgagcatgaggacaagcactccaacaaggaaggagagggagtggccgccatcgccatttccactccctctacctccctcttcgactctccaaatgagaacctcgtcaccaacaatgcaCGGTGTCTCATGGAaaaggtatccacggaggtaaaatcccATCCCAAACCATCATCTTTGACTAACGCctcatatattgatgatgccactagtctcaccgttaaacgtgagattatgggtttggattccttggattcttttctcactaacatgaaggggaacaccaagattcatgttggggctctcttagcccaacttggtgcggcacaagatcttatcgagaagagggagaagttggaaagggaagcggcctttGAGCTTGCCAATCTCAAGGAGTAGCTTGATGATGAAAGGAATcttcgcatgtctcttgaagctagtgtcattgtACTTGAAGACACGAATGAAGCTATTGTTGCACGTctcaccaaggatcgagaccatgctcttgagttggttggtgacctcaagaagaagatgctcttgctcgaggaagccaacaaagcaaAAGACGATGAAGACCCCGATTCTTCCCATGATGAGCTTGTGGATCAAGTTACTTCCTTGAGGAGACACAATGCTCTCctcttggaagtcaatgctcttcaagaagaagccttggatgagtactaccgcttgttcaaggagaagacctcatgttgcagccatgaagaagaaattgccgctcttgagatcaccaaggccaagctattgagtttgagtagcaagcaagaagagtcGTTGGAGGAATGTCTTCGTATGAGCAAGGAGAAGGATacatgttgtgatcatgaggagcaaattgccgccttgaagagaagggaagccaagctcatggagatcaaCTCCATGCAAGAAGAAACATTGAAGGAGTACTtccctttgagcaaggaccgtgcatgTTGCACTCATGAAAGCGACATTGCCAAGATGGAAAATGACAAGCGCTTGCTCATGAAGTtgaacgctctccaagaagaagctttgatggaacacttccgggtgaacaaggcaaaggaagtccaagtgtttgatatttgccatcctcacccggagcatgaagatgaagtcaattgtTTGAAGGCCAaagttgatagactccaagttcaagccaagtacttggaaggagtcattgaagctagagatggagccaaagagggctcttgcaatgaaggaggggCGGCTatcaagccaaagaggaagaggaataagaggaccaagaagaacatatggtggtcctcttgtggagcaagacactcaatgtagcttttgttggatatgtagagaacggcttgtatgttgtcgatttctccggaaagacaacatattCCACTCTTTGcttattcgccaaaggtgacaagggttggttatggcatcgccgactagcccatgtcaacatgaggactttgcaaagtctccacaagggtggccacattctcggactaaaagaagatgtctccttttgcaaggatcgtgtttgtagggcttgcgtacaaggaaagatgcatggagctcctcacaaggccaagactatcatctctaccacaagatgcttggagctcctacatgttgatctctttggtccaccatctcatgaaagtcttggaggaaagaagtattgcctcgtcatcgttgatgactattcacgctattgttgggtattcttcttcaagtacaagagtgagactcaacggaccatgatggagtttgccaaccaagttcaacgcaagtacgacaacaagattctcgcaataaggagcgacaatggaacggagttcaagaactacacattggATGAATTCCTCGGCGAGGAAGGAATcgaacaccaatactccacgccatatactccccaacaaaatggggtcgccgaaaggaagaatcggaccttgatcgaagccgctcgaaccatgatgatggaatacaagtccaactacaatttttgggcggaagctatctctaccgcttgccatgctactaatcgcctctactttcgcaaaggtcttgagaagacaccatatgagatcctcaccggcaaaaagcctaatgtgtcatacttcaaggtcttcggatgcaaatgctacatacttgtcaaggacacacgcctatccaagtttgattcaagagctcaagaaggaatttttgttggctatgctacggactctcacgcctatagagtcttcaacaagtcaagtggacgtgttgtagaatcttgtgatgtgacgttcgatgaagatgatagatctttggaggagcgaagtgcttcttgtgagaaaggagatgcaattccccggataccataggaaggatgggtgtgggCATTCGCCTACCTCAaacgctaccttctatgagtaccggggaaggaccaagttccacccaagtggagccatctacaccacaaggccaagcttcttccgttgatctaacaaatgcaagtcaacctctacaacaacctcaagttcaacctcaacctcaagatcaacctcgacatctacaacaacaatcaagtccaagttcacctcaacaagctcaagaacaacatacaccgcaagctcgtctacctcaacaccctacatcaagtgaccaaggtcaagcttcaagttcttctccgagtggTTCGGGGAGAGTCttcatggacaataataccccctaTTCCCCCGAACCATCCGGATCTCATGACAATGTTGCCTCGTTCAACGACAatggaggtcaaggcgaggacctaaaccgtgatgaaggccaagaggacTCACAAGAACCATCTCCTCAAGccgacactcgccgtgaagatcctactacaagacacttgcgtctcaagtctcattccttgcaaaACATCATTGGCGATCTAAAGAGAAACGTCACCActcggaggcaacttgcaaacttttgtgcgcaccatgcctttgtctctagagtggaaccactcaaagttgatgatgctctcaaagatcccgattggttgaatgcaatgcaagaagaactcaacaacttcaagaggaatgatgtatggactctcatgaagcgccccgaccattgccgcaatgttatcggcaccaagtggatcttcaagaacaagcaagatgaaagtggcacggtcatccgcaacaaagcaagattggtggcacaaggatattctcaagttgaaggcgtggactttggtgaaacctttgcacccgttgcgaggctcgagtccatccgtatccttttggcctttgcctcacatcatggctttaagttgcaacaaatggttgttaagagtgcttttcttaatggtcctctacatgaggaagtgtatgtaaagcaacccccggggttcgaggatccccATTTtccggtgttggagatatgcccaagaggcaataataaaatggttattataatatatctttgtgtttatgataatgtttacataccatgctataattgtattaaccggaacattgatacatgtgtgttatgtgaacaacaaagagtccctagtaagcctcttgtataactagcttgttgattaatagatgatcatggtttcgtgatcatgaacattggatgttattaataacaaggttatgtcattgtatgaatgatgtaatggacacacccaattaagcgtagcataagatcacgtcattaagttatttgctataagctttcgatacatagttacctagtccttatgaccatgagatcatgtaaatcacttataccggaaaggtactttgattacaccaaacgccactgcgtaaatgggtggttataaaggtgggattaagtatccggaaagtatgagttgaggcatatggatcaacagtgggatttgtccatcccgatgacggatagatatactctgggccctctcggtggaatgtcgtataatgtcttgcaagcatatgaatgagttcataagagaccacataccacggtacgagtaaagagtacttgtcaggagacgaggttgaacaaggtatagagtgataccgatgatcaaacctcggacaagtaaaatatcgcgtgacaaagggaattggtatcgtatgtgaatggttcattcgatcactaaagtcatcgttgaatatgtgggagccattatggatctccggatcccgctattggttattggtcggagtgagtactcaaccatgtccgcatagttcgcgaaccgtagggtgacacacttaaagttggatgttgaaatgg includes these proteins:
- the LOC124672041 gene encoding probable receptor-like protein kinase At1g49730 yields the protein MRRPGPGPLLCAAAALLAALLAPPPPAAIAADCPLDLSWPNYALIASVCSDQIGHSKCCRYINAVLAVSSAMYANTSGTLGVPAQLADACIGNISDTLVSQGVLPTAASFCGLGIKIQASYQCAGMTTIVQMLQSPSFSDVVRSCATSLPDDVSCKSCLNSGLSYLRHLVGQQDNITLNTCRNAAFVALASQGNISTLDTATCFFTVQGLAALQVNISTPSPAENPAQNISPSPFAEQLPGTGESSNHHRSYKRVLFPAIGALVTGLSVTLVVVLILLIRRKSKELEKIEGIKPLEAFSSCVKKGQEGTSTIFSRFSHSEMRRATRNFGTRLGGNDNATIFKGQLTNGSVVAIRRMESSPKGGQLEFCKEMELLGRLHHRHLVGLRGYCLARFERFQVYEYMENGSLKDHLHSSGKRLLPWKNRIQISIDVANALEYLHFYCDPPLYHGDIKPSNVLLDKNYLAKLAGCGHVHCSSGATISSTTRTVKIQATPGYVDPEYVVTQELTAKSDVYSYGVLMLELVTGRPVVQDNRSLVEWSRELIGTDYRLHELVDPAVADTFDLDELQVMADVIHWCTHRDGGARPSIKQVLRILYERLDPLSGAFARAVEVEQGYYYGGQSGRKGKEWHHHQQQHRDGGDVIQYSGEPRCLPSSPSTSRSHCSRTVLLECNSPEPQSPADAAGFWPER